The sequence below is a genomic window from Flavobacterium sediminilitoris.
TTTATGGGCTAGTGTCTATTTTATGCAAAAGACATCTTATAACAATCATTATTACTTATTGATGATTATAAGTTTTATGATGATTTTTTTACCTGCTAATAAGTATAAATCATTAGATGTTAAATTAGGATACACAAAAGAGTCTTTAAAAATGCCTTATTGGGTTAATTTGATTTTCATTGTACAAATTGCTATAGTCTATTTTTATGCTTCAATTGCAAAATTATATCCTGATTGGCTTGACGGAACATTTACACGAAATCTTTTGCAAAGTGTTTCAACAAATCCATCTATTTCAAATCTCTTTTCTAAAAAAGGGTTCTATTTATTTATCGCATATACTGGAATTTTATATGACTTATTAATTATCCCTTTATTACTAATAAGAAGAACTAGAACACTTGCTCTTGTAGCCTCTTTAATTTTCCATTTATTTAATGCTGTTTTTTTACAAATAGGAATTTTTCCTTTTTTTGCATTAAGTTTTGGATTATTTTTTTATCCAAATAATACTATTCGAAAAGTATTTTTTAAAAACAAAGAATATTATCCTAATGTAGAAGAATCACATATACACAATAAAAAACTCGTTTACTATTTATTTATTCCATTTTTAATCGTTCAACTTTTATTACCCATTCGACATTATTTCATTAAAGGAGATGTTTTATGGACAGAAGAAGGTCATCGATTAAGTTGGAGAATGATGCTTAGAGAACGGAATGGACATATCAGTTTCAAAGTAGTAAATAACAAAACAGGTCAATCTATCTATCATGATTACCACAAAGATTTATCATCAAAACAAATTAGACAAGTAGCAACAAAGCCCGATTTTATTTGGCAATATTGTCAGCTAATCAAAGAAAAGTATAAAGAAAAAGATATTTCTATTTTTATCAATTGTGAAAATGCCATTAATAGGAAAAACTACAAACCTTTCATTGACCCAAATTATGATATGGCAAAAGCTAAATGGAATTATTTCACACATAACGAATGGATTAAATTAGAATAATTAACTAATTTTTAAATATTGATTTTCAATTATTTACATTTTTATAAGTATCTTTATTATCTTAAACTTTAAATACTATGAAAAATTCAGTTGAAATCAAAAACGGCTTCCTGATATTTTTAGGAGTTGGTTTATTCTTCCTATTAATGGACTTGCTAGGCTTAGCAGACAAAAACTATTTAAGATTCTTTAATGCTTTTATTGTTCTTTACGGCATAAACAAAACAATTAAATTTAATTTCCATCATAATAATTCTGATTATTTAGAAAACTTATTATCTGGATTCAAAACAGGCATAATTGGAGTTCTACTTGGTATTATAGGATTGATTATTTTTATCTACATAAAAGGAGGAGAAACTTATTTGTCTCGTTTATCTGACACTTTCTTTTTCACTGGTAAAACAAATATGATAAAATATTGTAGTGTTTTATTTTTTGAAGGAGTTGCATCAAGTTTAATTGGTTCATTTGTATTAATGCAATACTGGAAAGACATTATTATAAAAGCAAATATTAATTGAAAATACATAATTTTTTTAATCTTCTAAACTAATTCGTTACTTTTGAGCCATAAAAGAATTTGGCATGAATACTATTAGACATAATTGGACAAAAGAAGAAATAATTACTCTATACAACAAACCATTAATGGATTTACTATATGAAGCTGCTTCAGCTCATAGACTATTTCATAATCCAAATGTAGTACAAGTTTCTACATTACTTTCTATCAAAACAGGAGGTTGTCCTGAAGATTGCGGGTACTGTCCTCAAGCAGCTCGCTATCATACAAATATTGAAGGAAATGATTTAATGACTGTTTCTCAAGTTAAGGCACAAGCTCTTAGAGCAAAATCATCAGGTTCATCAAGAGTTTGTATGGGTGCTGCATGGAGAAACGTAAAAGACGGACCAGAGTTTGACCAAGTATTAGAAATGGTAAGAACCATTAACAAACTTGATATGGAAGTATGTTGTACACTAGGTATGATTACTGAAAATCAAGCAAAACGTTTAGCAGAAGCTGGTTTATATGCATATAATCACAATTTAGATTCGTCTGAAGAATATTATAAAGAAGTTATATCTACAAGAGGATACGAAGATCGTTTACAAACCATTGACAATGTAAGAAAAACAAATGTAACAGTATGTAGCGGTGGAATTATAGGAATGGGAGAAAGCGTAGAAGATAGAGCAGGAATGCTTGTTGCTTTAGCTTCATTAAATCCACAACCTGAATCTGTTCCAATTAATGCTTTAGTTGCTGTTGAAGGAACTCCTATGGAAAATGAAAAACCTGTAGAAATTTGGGATATGGTTAGAATGGTTGCAACAACACGTATTGTTATGCCAGAAACTCAAGTTAGACTTTCCGCTGGAAGAACAGAAATGAGTCGTGAAGGACAAGCTATGTGCTTTTTTGCTGGTGCCAATTCTATTTTTGCTGGAGACAAACTACTTACCACTCCAAATCCTGATGTAAATGAAGACATGAAGATGTTTGATTTATTAGGATTACAACCTCAAAAACCATTTATTAAGAAGATGCAACCTGAAACTATTGAAGCTGAAAACTCTCAATATCAAACTTTAGGTGAAAAACCAAAATGGTCTAGACCAGGACATGTTATAGAACGAAATTTAGAAGCTTCGACTAAAAGAAAATAAAGTTTTCTTAATTTTTTAAAATTACGATAACATTTAAATAAATTTGCTCTAAGGAAACTTAGAGCTTTTTTTATATGTCAAAATTACAACTAACAGAAATTGAACGTGTAAGAACTATCTCAAAAGAAGATTTTTACACCAATTATGTCAAGCCTCAAAAACCTGTAGTTATTGAAAAGATTACGGAAGATTGGCCAGCTTATTCAAAATGGGATCTAAATTATATTAAAAAAATAGCAGGAAACAAAATTGTTCCTCTTTATGATGATAGACCTGTTACACATAAAGATGGTTTCAATGAAGCTCATTCAAAAATGAAAATGAGCGATTATATTGATTTACTACAAACCAAACCTACTAATTATAGAATTTTTCTATACAATCTAATGAAAGAAGCTCCTTCTCTTCAAAATGATTTTAAATGGCCAAAAATCGGGTTAAAACTAGTAAAACAGTTACCCATGTTGTTTTTCGGAGGTGAAAACTCAAAAGTTTTCATGCACTTTGACATTGATTACTCAAACATTTTGCATTTCCATTTTCATGGAAAAAAACAATGCATTTTATTTTCTCCAGACCAAACACCAAACCTTTACAAAGTACCTTACTCTTTAATATCAAGAGAAGATATCGATTTCGAAAATCCAGATTTTGAAAAATTTCCTGCTCTAAAAAAAGCAAAAGGGTTTATTTGTAATTTAAATCATGGAGACATGTTATATATGCCTGAAGGATATTGGCATTATATGAAATATGTTACTCCCGGATTTTCAATGAGCTTAAGATCTTTCCCTAAAAAGCCTCTACATCTAGCGAAAGCTTTTTATAATTTTTTCATTATGCGTCATTATGATAATTTTATGAGAAAAAGAAAAGGACAAGACTGGATTGATTATAAAAATGAGAAAGCGATAAGAGAAACAAATAAAAAATTATAAAAAAAGCCATTCAATGAGAATGGCTTTCTATTATTATTTACTCATTTCAGTAAAATACTTATAAAATAGTGGAATTGTTTCAATTCCTTTTAAGTAATTAAAAACACCGAAATGTTCATTTGGCGAATGAATAGCATCACTATCCAAACCAAATCCCATTAATATTGTTTTACTTTTTAATTCTTTTTCAAATAAAGCTACAATAGGAATACTTCCTCCTGAACGTACAGGAATTGCTGGAACACCAAAAGTTTCTGTATAGGCTTTATTTGCAGCTCTATAACCAACACTATCTATTGGAGTAACATATCCTTGACCTCCATGATGTGGTTTTACAACTACTTTAACTGATTTTGGAGCAATACTTTCAAAATGTTTTTTAAATAATGCTGTTATTTCTTCCCAATCTTGATTAGGCACTAAACGCATTGATATTTTTGCAAAAGCCTTACTTGCAATAACGGTTTTAGCTCCTTCTCCAGTATAACCTCCCCAAATTCCATTTACATCTAATGTAGGCCTAATAGAATTTCTTTCATTTGTAACATATCCTGCTTCACCATAAATATCATCAATATCTAAAGCTTTTTTATAATCTTCCAATGAAAATGGAGCTTTTGCCATTTCTGCTCTTTCTTCTAAAGAAAGTTCTTCTACATTATCATAAAAACCAGGAATTGTAATATGATTATTCTCATCATGAAGAGAAGCAATCATCTTTGTTAATATATTAATTGGATTTGCAACTGCTCCTCCATACAAACCTGAATGTAAATCGCGATTTGGCCCTGTAACTTCAACCTCAACATAACTCAAGCCTCTCAACCCTGTTGTAATAGATGGTTGAGTATTTGAAATCATTCCTGTATCTGAAATTAGAATAACATCATTAGCTAATTTTTCTTGATTACGCTCTACAAACCATCCTAGACTTTTAGACCCAACTTCTTCCTCTCCTTCAATCATGAATTTCACATTACATGGCAATGTATTTGAAGCAATCATATATTCAAAAGCCTTTACATGCATATACATTTGTCCTTTATCATCACATGCTCCACGAGCAAAAATTGCTCCTTCTGGATGAATATCCGTTGTTTTAATAACAGGCTCAAAAGGAGGAGAGGTCCATAAATTAATCGGATCTGCTGGTTGCACATCATAATGTCCATAAACCAAAACCGTTGGCAAACTCTTATCTATGATTTTTTCTCCATAAACAATTGGATAGCCTGGTGTTTCACATAATTCAACAAAATCACATCCTGCTTTTTCTAAACTAGCTTTTACTGCTTCTGCTGTCATTATTACATCATGCGCATAAGCACTATCAGCACTTACAGATGGTATCTTTAATAATTCAATTAATTCATTTATGAATCGTTCTTTATTATCTTGAACGTATTTTTTTATATTTTCCATTATACTTTTTTAGATTGCGACTCAAAGTTACAAAATATTATAGTCACAAAAAAAAGGAGTTGTTATTAATAACAACTCCTTTTAAAAAAGATTATTTTGTTCTTATATCTCTTCTTTTTAATGAATAATTTTCTTTATTACTTGCGAATTATTATTGTTAATTTTTACTTGAATAATAAGTGTAACATGATTTTTCATTAGACTATCAATGATTAAAATTTCATTGTTTACATTTTTATTATCATATACTTTCCTTCCAAGCACATCATATATAACAACAGAGTCTATTTTATCCTTAAGTGATTTTATCTGTATATCCTCTTCTGATATAACAATTATTTCGTTTTCATCAATATCAAAATTATCATTGGATAGATTATTCTGCTTATATTTTAAAATAAATCTATCATTAAAATTCCCTAATGTTGAATGAAAACTATAAGGAGAACTCTTCAGGTCATGAGTAACATTTAAATATAAATCCTCTAAAAAAATGTCTTGATTATCAAAAAGACCATCGATTGCGTGTATTGCAATAGCATTTGTTCCTGCTTTAATAATTTTAACTCCTAAAGGAACTCTGTCTTCGTCTTCAAATGGCAATCCTCTACCTTGAATACACATTCTATCTTGATTAATAAGAGAATAAATTGTTGCAGTAGTTGATTCTATTGCAATAGCATCAAACATTCTGTCTTTTAAAATTGTAGCACCAGAAACATATCCAACTAAAGTTCTTACAGATTCATTATCTGCATCTATCAAATCTAACCAAATACGATGCTTTTCGTTTTCAGCTTCACTTCTATTTAGTAATTTTTCATGATTACTTGTTTTAAAAAACTGACTATTATCATACGTTCTGCTTCTCAATGAATTATTAAAAACAACATTCTCTGTTGTCGCTGCTCCATCATTCATAATAACAAAAAAGCTTTGAGCTCCAGCAATTAAACCATTAAATCCACCTGGACCACTTATTGTTCCTAGACCATTATGTACGATATAATCGTTAATTGTGTAATTAGAACCAAAATCACCATAAAATGGATCAGGAATAGAGGAAGAAGGAAGTGTTCCGTGTGTCCAAATTCTAACTGCTCCTTCAATATTTGCATTCAAATTAAGAAAATCGAGAGCATTAATCGAAGACGGATAAGGGTTTCCTATTAAATTTAAATTATCATCAAATTTAGTAATTGTCATTCCATTTATTCCTAAATAATCTGTTCCAGTATAAGTTCCTCTAGATACAGGAACATTAATAACACCATTATGTGGTATTCCATTATTAAATGTAGCAGTAAATGTTTGAAATGAATTTGTAAATGCTATTGGCCCTCTTACAATGTAACCTAATCCAGCAGACATTGTATTACCAGAAGCATTAATCCAATTTCCTATTCCTGAATTTGAATTTGCTATGGTAGGATTCCAATTAAAAATCAAGCTTGTAGGTGTTGTAATAGAGATATTGTTTACATTAAAATTACTAACAGGTGAAGACC
It includes:
- a CDS encoding HTTM domain-containing protein; the encoded protein is MIPFLSKSVDNSPLIVFRIFFGFLIACESFGAIATGWVKRVLIDPQFTFAFIGFEWLQPLEGNGMYFYFSIMGILGILIMIGYRYILSISLYTVLWASVYFMQKTSYNNHYYLLMIISFMMIFLPANKYKSLDVKLGYTKESLKMPYWVNLIFIVQIAIVYFYASIAKLYPDWLDGTFTRNLLQSVSTNPSISNLFSKKGFYLFIAYTGILYDLLIIPLLLIRRTRTLALVASLIFHLFNAVFLQIGIFPFFALSFGLFFYPNNTIRKVFFKNKEYYPNVEESHIHNKKLVYYLFIPFLIVQLLLPIRHYFIKGDVLWTEEGHRLSWRMMLRERNGHISFKVVNNKTGQSIYHDYHKDLSSKQIRQVATKPDFIWQYCQLIKEKYKEKDISIFINCENAINRKNYKPFIDPNYDMAKAKWNYFTHNEWIKLE
- the bioB gene encoding biotin synthase BioB, translating into MNTIRHNWTKEEIITLYNKPLMDLLYEAASAHRLFHNPNVVQVSTLLSIKTGGCPEDCGYCPQAARYHTNIEGNDLMTVSQVKAQALRAKSSGSSRVCMGAAWRNVKDGPEFDQVLEMVRTINKLDMEVCCTLGMITENQAKRLAEAGLYAYNHNLDSSEEYYKEVISTRGYEDRLQTIDNVRKTNVTVCSGGIIGMGESVEDRAGMLVALASLNPQPESVPINALVAVEGTPMENEKPVEIWDMVRMVATTRIVMPETQVRLSAGRTEMSREGQAMCFFAGANSIFAGDKLLTTPNPDVNEDMKMFDLLGLQPQKPFIKKMQPETIEAENSQYQTLGEKPKWSRPGHVIERNLEASTKRK
- a CDS encoding cupin-like domain-containing protein, producing the protein MSKLQLTEIERVRTISKEDFYTNYVKPQKPVVIEKITEDWPAYSKWDLNYIKKIAGNKIVPLYDDRPVTHKDGFNEAHSKMKMSDYIDLLQTKPTNYRIFLYNLMKEAPSLQNDFKWPKIGLKLVKQLPMLFFGGENSKVFMHFDIDYSNILHFHFHGKKQCILFSPDQTPNLYKVPYSLISREDIDFENPDFEKFPALKKAKGFICNLNHGDMLYMPEGYWHYMKYVTPGFSMSLRSFPKKPLHLAKAFYNFFIMRHYDNFMRKRKGQDWIDYKNEKAIRETNKKL
- a CDS encoding dipeptidase, which codes for MENIKKYVQDNKERFINELIELLKIPSVSADSAYAHDVIMTAEAVKASLEKAGCDFVELCETPGYPIVYGEKIIDKSLPTVLVYGHYDVQPADPINLWTSPPFEPVIKTTDIHPEGAIFARGACDDKGQMYMHVKAFEYMIASNTLPCNVKFMIEGEEEVGSKSLGWFVERNQEKLANDVILISDTGMISNTQPSITTGLRGLSYVEVEVTGPNRDLHSGLYGGAVANPINILTKMIASLHDENNHITIPGFYDNVEELSLEERAEMAKAPFSLEDYKKALDIDDIYGEAGYVTNERNSIRPTLDVNGIWGGYTGEGAKTVIASKAFAKISMRLVPNQDWEEITALFKKHFESIAPKSVKVVVKPHHGGQGYVTPIDSVGYRAANKAYTETFGVPAIPVRSGGSIPIVALFEKELKSKTILMGFGLDSDAIHSPNEHFGVFNYLKGIETIPLFYKYFTEMSK